One Flavobacterium cerinum genomic window, TTATTCAGGAATTTATCGGACTGGGCTTTAAAACCATCGTGACTTGTGTCGACGCCCGATTATTAGATAAAAGTTTTGTCGGTCGTATTATTGATGCCGATTTTTTACGCGAATTACCCGAAAATGTTGATCCTTGCGGTGAAAACGGAGAATTTCATACCTTTACTTTTGACGGGCCGCTTTTTAAAAAACCGGTTGCTTTTACCAAAGGAGAAATTGTTTTACGAAAATATGAAGCTCCGAAAAATGACGATTCCTGTTTTACCGATCCGAAGGAAACGCAATACGGTTTCTGGTATTGCGATCTGATTCCGGAATAATCCAAATCAGGTAAAATCACCTAAAATGTCGGTCTTGATTTTTGCTACTTTTGAAAGATGCAGTATAGTCCTACATTACCTATGACAGAAGAAGTAACCAAAGTGTTGCACTTTTTGGATGAAATCGGTATTTCAATTGTCGAAAAACCGCTTACCGACACTTTTTTACCCGGTCTTTCGTTAGGCCCCAACTGTATTTATGTTGATTTTGATCAGTTATTATATCCCGGTGATCTGTTACATGAAGCCGGACATCTTGCCGTAACTACTCCTGAAGAACGTCTGGTAGCCGGAACTGAAGCCCAAAGTGCCGACTGGCCGACAGGCGGTGAAGAAATCGGAGCGATTTTATGGTCGTATGCCGCAGCTGTACATCTGCAACTGCCGCTTGATTTTGTTTTCCATAACAACGGATATAAGAATGGCTCGGAAATGCTGATCACTAATTTTGAAAAAGGAAATTATATCGGTTTACCTTTTCTGGAATGGATCGGACTTTGTCTTGGTGAAGAACGCGCCGCTGCAACAAATCAAAAAGCTTTTCCTTTGATGTTAAACTGGTTAAGACAATAAATCATGGAACTGATTCGTGCAATTAAATTCCCGTTATCCTTTGATGTCGTTCGTTTACAGGCCGATATTAATAAGGTGATCTCTCATAAGTGGACAGATCATTATAATCAAAACGATTATAACGGCAAGTGGACTTCAATAGCTTTAATGTCAGAAGACGGAAATTCGGATTCAATATTTGCTTTAAACCGAAGCGAGCTTATTGATACGGATATTTTAAAACAATGTGACTATTTTAAAACCATATTAGACGAATTTCCATTTGAAAAAACAGCTGTTCGTTTATTAAATCTGACTGCCGGAACCGAAATCAAACCACATCGCGATTATTGTCTGGGTTATGAAGACGGTTGCTTTCGTTTGCATATTCCGATTATCACCAATCCGGATGTCGTTTTTATGCTGGACGACAAACGTTTAATTATGAACGAAGGCGAATGTTGGTATATCAATGCCAATTTTAGCCATTCGGTAGTAAATAATGGTTCCGCAGACCGAATCCACCTGGTTATCGACGGCATACAGAACGAATGGACTGACACGCTGTTTTACAAAGAGGCACATCCGGAACAATTCCGAAAACCATTACCCGAAATGAACGAAGCCGAAAAACAGCGTATTATCGAAGAACTAAATCGTATGAATCCGGTATTGACAGCAACTATTCTAAAAAATATCGAGAACAATCATTCCTGATGAAACAATTGATACAAACAAAGAAGGCAGGCTTAACCAAACCTACCCTCTCCTGTCTATAAACACAATTTATTTATGGAACTCTAAACTATGCCTACATTTATGACACTATTTATGAAAAGTTATGATATTCCGACTCTACAGAATTTTTTAGTAACAAGCACCTCTTTTTCCGGTAAAGGCAAATGCTCTTGTTTTCCGTGTATAATAAAATCAAATGTCGCTTTTGCCAGCGATTCATCAGTAAAACCAAGTAAACCGTAATCGGCTTTTACTTCTTTTAATACAACATCCGAAGAGGCCGAACTGCCGTAACTTCTGTTACTAACCGTTTCAGTTCCCAGATAATATTTTCTCCCGTTAATGGTCGCAAATGCCGACACTATAAATAATCCTTCCATACTCTTTTTGCTTTAGGGTTACTACTTTTTTTATTTGTTGGTTTTTGGTTTTTATATGAAGTCTACAAGAAATTATCGCTTCGGATTTCGTTCATCATCCGTTATTTTGGAATCGGCAATACTATTAGCCAGTGATCCCAACAACAGAAATCCCATTCCAATCAACACAGGCCAGTATATCAAAGGGAAAAACATTTTGCTTATCACAAGCAATAAAGCACCGGTCAAACTAAATATAAAAGGGAGGTAAATTTTTTGTCTTACATTTTTTGACATGGCCCATAAATGGAGAATTAAAAAAAGTAAGATTGCCGGAAAAAGCCATACTTTATAATAAGATTTTACCATCCCGAAAATTCCCAGCATACTACCGTATACTGTCCAACACATGGCACTTTTAGGATAGAACAGCCCTAGTAAACCGAATACATCGGTAACAGTACCTGTACTTTTCTTTTTTTCTGATCCTGCGGTCCAATCCGAAACAAAATTGTACATTCGTTTGTCCATCTGAAACACTTTTATAGTTAGTACTATCTTAAACTCATTTTAAGATTTTGTAACCAATATGTGTCTACAGGCGGTACGTTCTGAAAATCATCATCCGTTACCTCTATTTCCGCTTTACGGACAGGTTCCTGGTTTGGCTTTTTATTGTTGTTTCCGGAATGATTCCCGTGTAACACATTCAAAGCCAATAAAGACATTTCAGTGGAAGTATCCTCTATCAGACTCTGAATAGCTGCCGGATTCGTTTCCGTTACCAATTGTCGGGTTTCCTTTTCCTTTACTATCATTTTTACACCTGCGCGGGTTTCCCGGCAAGTATTGATTAAAAAGAACGAACTCACTAATACGGCAATTTGGGTAATTCTCATTTCTACTATCTTTTTTGGTTACAGTTTAATCGTCAAAAAATACTTAACCTTCTAGCTGACAGTATGATTTTGCTACAGCATTTGATTTTATAAAACTAAAAAGTCAGCCGTTATTTCCTATACGTGTTTTTACCTGTTTTTTTTCGCGTTCTTTCCGTAATTTCCCGTTGATTCCTAATTTTCCGGAAAAACAGCACGATTCTGTTTTTTCCCGAATCGAGTGTTTTTAATTTCCCAATTAAAATCTATCTTCGTAAAGTGATTTATTACTAATCGTAATTTTTGAATGAATAACCTTTTCGAAACTCCTATAGAATACCTGAAAGGCGTTGGACCTCAACGTGGAGAGTTATTACGTAAAGAGCTGAACATTCACCGTTATGCCGACCTTTTAAATCTATATCCGAACCGTTATATTGACCGTACCCGTTACTATAAGATTAATGAATTGCAAAACAGTAATTCAGAAGTACAAATTATCGGGCGTGTTATTCACATTAAATCTGTGGAACAAAAAAGAGGGAAACGACTTGTGGCCACCTTTGTTGATGATACCGGAGAAATGGAACTCGTTTGGTTTCAGGGCCAAAAATGGATCCGCGAAAGCCTTAAACTAAATATGGTTTATGTCATCTTCGGAAAAGTGACTTCTTTTAACGGTACTTTTAATATGGCACATCCGGAAATGGAATTACTTGCCGAACACGAAAAAAGCCTGCGTTCGGCCATGCAGTCTGTATATCCGTCTACCGAAAAACTAACGCAAAAAGGAATTACCAATAAAACAGTAAACCGACTGATGCAACAGTTGTTTATTGAAACTCAGACGTTATTTAAAGAAACGCTTCCTGCTTATTTAGTTGATGAATTAAAACTGATTCCGAAAAACGCAGCACTATTTAATATTCATTTTCCTAAAAGTCAGGAGTTACTGGCCAAAGCGCAGTTTCGGTTAAAGTTTGAAGAATTGTTCTTTATTCAATTGCAACTGATTACTAAAAACCTGATCCGAAAACACAAAATAAAAGGACTGCCGTTTGATAAGGTCGGAGATTATTTTACTACGTTTTACAATCATCATTTGCCGTTTGATCTGACCAATGCGCAAAAAAAAGTATTAAAAGAGATTCGGAATGATTTGGGAAGCAACGCACAAATGAATCGTTTGCTGCAAGGTGACGTAGGTTCCGGAAAAACAATCGTTGCATTAATGACGATGTTACTCGCTCTTGACAATGGTTTTCAGGCGTGTTTAATGGCTCCTACGGAAATATTAGCCAACCAGCATTTTTTAGGAATCCGGGAATTGGCTAAAGGATTAGACTTAAATATCAAAATACTGACCGGATCGACTAAAACCGCCGATCGTAAAATCATACACGAAGAACTTGAAAACGGTAGCGTACATATTATAATCGGTACGCATGCCCTATTAGAAGATAAAGTACAGTTCCAAAATCTCGGATTAGCCATTATTGACGAGCAACATCGTTTCGGCGTAGAACAACGTTCCAAATTATGGAAGAAAAATACCGTTCCGCCTCATATTCTGGTCATGACCGCTACTCCTATTCCGCGAACACTTGCCATGAGTTTATACGGCGATCTGGACATTTCCGTTATCGACGAACTGCCACCGGGCAGAAAACCGATACAAACCGTACATCGTTATGACAGTAACCGGTTAAAAGTCTGGAAGTTTTTAAAAGATGAGATTGCCAAAGGACGTCAGATTTACATTGTATATCCGTTGATACAGGAAAGTGAAAAAATGGATTATAAGGATCTGATGGACGGTTATGAAGGTATTTCACGTGACTTTCCGCTACCGCAATACAGCGTGAGTATCGTTCACGGACAAATGAAACCGGCTGAAAAAGACGCTGAAATGGAACGTTTTGCTTCCGGAAAAACCAATATTATGGTAGCCACTACAGTTATTGAAGTTGGCGTAAATGTCCCGAATGCCAGTGTAATGATCATTGAAAGTGCCGAACGATTCGGACTATCGCAGTTGCATCAGCTTCGGGGACGCGTAGGCCGTGGTGCCGAACAAAGTTATTGTATTCTGATGACCGGTCATAAACTGAGTAATGATTCCAAAATCAGAATCGAAACCATGTGTAGTACCAATGATGGTTTTGAAATTTCGGAAGTGGATTTAAAATTACGCGGACCGGGCGATATCATGGGAACCCAACAAAGTGGCGTACTTAATTTACAGATTGCCGATTTGGTAAAAGACCGGGAGATCTTACAGCTTGCCCGACATGAAGCGATCCGACTTTTAAAAGATGATCCGTCAATGAACAAGCCTGAACATCAGTTTTTAAAACACGTTTTTATCGAATTATCCAAAAAAAGAAACATCTGGAATTATATTAGTTAGTTTCTTAAAAACAGCAATCAATTATCAATCAAATAATTATAAAATATGGTAGCCTACAATCCTAAAGACTGGATTACTTTTATTTTCCGTTTCCATAAAGCGGATACTTTTCGTCAATTGATTCCGATGATGATTACCATCGGGCTATATTCAGCAGCAGTTGGTTATCTCGAAATGGAATATTGGAAGTTATCGGAGAAAAGCCATGTTAAAAACATAACGATCATGCACAATATGTTAGGTTTTGTGATTTCCTTACTATTGGCTTACCGAACCAATACCGCATATGACCGTTGGTGGGAAGGACGAAAATTATGGGGCGCATTAGTCAACAATAGCCGGAATCTTTCGATCAAACTGGCTGCCATGTTAAAAGACGAACGGGATCGTTTGTATTTCCGAACCATGATACCGGGATACGCTTCCATTTTAAGTCGGCACTTAAAAAATGCTGATACCGGCAAACAATTGGATGAAGCCTTTGATTTGAGTCTGGATCATAATAAACACAAACCGAATCAAATAGCCCGTATGTTATTCAATAAAATTAATGAGTTATACGAATCTAAGAAAATTACCGGTGATCAATTAATCATTCTGAATAGCGAAATACAGTCTTTTACGGAAGTTTGCGGCGCTTGTGAGCGTATCAAAAACACACCGATTCCCTATTCGTATAGTGCTTTTATAAAAAAATTCATCTTCTTTTATGTGATGACACTTCCATTCGGTTATGTATTTAGCCTGGGCTATTATGTTGTCCCGGTTGTTGTTTTCATCTTTTATG contains:
- the recG gene encoding ATP-dependent DNA helicase RecG encodes the protein MNNLFETPIEYLKGVGPQRGELLRKELNIHRYADLLNLYPNRYIDRTRYYKINELQNSNSEVQIIGRVIHIKSVEQKRGKRLVATFVDDTGEMELVWFQGQKWIRESLKLNMVYVIFGKVTSFNGTFNMAHPEMELLAEHEKSLRSAMQSVYPSTEKLTQKGITNKTVNRLMQQLFIETQTLFKETLPAYLVDELKLIPKNAALFNIHFPKSQELLAKAQFRLKFEELFFIQLQLITKNLIRKHKIKGLPFDKVGDYFTTFYNHHLPFDLTNAQKKVLKEIRNDLGSNAQMNRLLQGDVGSGKTIVALMTMLLALDNGFQACLMAPTEILANQHFLGIRELAKGLDLNIKILTGSTKTADRKIIHEELENGSVHIIIGTHALLEDKVQFQNLGLAIIDEQHRFGVEQRSKLWKKNTVPPHILVMTATPIPRTLAMSLYGDLDISVIDELPPGRKPIQTVHRYDSNRLKVWKFLKDEIAKGRQIYIVYPLIQESEKMDYKDLMDGYEGISRDFPLPQYSVSIVHGQMKPAEKDAEMERFASGKTNIMVATTVIEVGVNVPNASVMIIESAERFGLSQLHQLRGRVGRGAEQSYCILMTGHKLSNDSKIRIETMCSTNDGFEISEVDLKLRGPGDIMGTQQSGVLNLQIADLVKDREILQLARHEAIRLLKDDPSMNKPEHQFLKHVFIELSKKRNIWNYIS
- a CDS encoding aspartyl/asparaginyl beta-hydroxylase domain-containing protein; this translates as MELIRAIKFPLSFDVVRLQADINKVISHKWTDHYNQNDYNGKWTSIALMSEDGNSDSIFALNRSELIDTDILKQCDYFKTILDEFPFEKTAVRLLNLTAGTEIKPHRDYCLGYEDGCFRLHIPIITNPDVVFMLDDKRLIMNEGECWYINANFSHSVVNNGSADRIHLVIDGIQNEWTDTLFYKEAHPEQFRKPLPEMNEAEKQRIIEELNRMNPVLTATILKNIENNHS
- a CDS encoding bestrophin family protein — its product is MVAYNPKDWITFIFRFHKADTFRQLIPMMITIGLYSAAVGYLEMEYWKLSEKSHVKNITIMHNMLGFVISLLLAYRTNTAYDRWWEGRKLWGALVNNSRNLSIKLAAMLKDERDRLYFRTMIPGYASILSRHLKNADTGKQLDEAFDLSLDHNKHKPNQIARMLFNKINELYESKKITGDQLIILNSEIQSFTEVCGACERIKNTPIPYSYSAFIKKFIFFYVMTLPFGYVFSLGYYVVPVVVFIFYVLASLELIAEEIEDPFGDDANDLPTVKIASNIKVHVEEIL